The Penicillium oxalicum strain HP7-1 chromosome IV, whole genome shotgun sequence genome contains a region encoding:
- a CDS encoding Cullin-4A, whose protein sequence is MASMRARNKIRAPRRSPASAPTDDFDTIWKVLASSLTGIHTKNASSLSFEELYRNAYRIVTLSRGHELYQLVKALERDWLYNHVRCQVAESILPILLRAENWQDGSRVVQDQSNERRAAGERFLSVLKETWQDHLVCMGMITDVLMYMDRTVSVDRSNPSIFVTSMALFRDNVLRVPVRPDSPTTVANVLESTVLFLIQLERDGHMIDRPLIRKCVNMLEGLYETIVEEETEKLYVTTFEPQFLNASVAFYQKEGTRLLEEGDAMTFCRQTLKRIAEEEERCNVTLAPGTKSKINEVIDRELISPNIGEVVRMEGTGVRHMLDQKQFDGLRDLYMLNARVDGKKSVLTQEVRARIVELGQAINTMSLAPPPDPTQATNSANLDSTKRTKDQKKEKSAEKERPVNAQTASAIKWVDEILALKRQFDNVWLHSFQSDQTLLKSIDDSFGEFINRNIRSSEFLSLFFDENLKKGVKGKTEDEVDALLDNGILLLRYIKDKDLFETYYKKHLARRLLMKKSASMDAERQMISKMKMEVGNQFTQRIEAMFKDMTISQDLTTSYKQHMSRTNAADDDRPDLEVHVLTSTMWPLDVMGKHKDKMEAPPCIYPQQIKTLKESFERFYLDKHSGRQLSWQAPMGSADIRAKFVRSNGKVQRYELNVSTYMMVILLLFNDIADGESLTFTQIQEQTQIPENDLVRNLQSLAVAPKTRVLKKEPMSKDVKATDRFSFNHEFQSPFVKVRIGLVAGNANRVESKDQREETEKKVNEERRHIIEAAVVRIMKQRKTLTHLNLMNEVLAQLTSRFVPDVKMVKQRIDSLIDREYLERLGDEASTYQYLA, encoded by the exons ATGGCGTCTATGAGAGCTCGTAATAAGATCCGGGCTCCACGACGG AGTCCCGCATCTGCGCCAACTGACGATTTTGACACCATCTGGAAAGTTCTCGCATCATCACTCACGGGAATTCATACCAAAAATGCGTCAAGCCTCTCATTCGAGGAGCTTTATCGAAATGCATACCGGATCGTGACGCTCTCGCGGGGCCACGAGCTTTATCAGCTGGTCAAAGCTCTTGAGAGAGATTGGCTGTACAACCATGTACGGTGTCAGGTCGCAGAATCTATACTCCCGATTCTTCTACGTGCGGAGAATTGGCAGGATGGGAGTAGGGTCGTGCAAGACCAATCCAATGAAAGGCGTGCTGCAGGCGAACGTTTTCTCTCGGTCTTGAAAGAAACCTGGCAAGATCATCTAGTGTGCATGGGCATGATCACAGATGTCCTGATGTACATG GATCGTACAGTTTCCGTGGACCGATCTAATCCTTCTATTTTTGTCACGTCGATGGCACTGTTTCGTGACAATGTGCTCCGCGTCCCTGTTCGCCCTGATTCGCCGACAACTGTCGCAAACGTTCTCGAGTCAACAGTCCTCTTTTTGATACAACTCGAGCGAGACGGTCATATGATTGACCGGCCACTGATTCGAAAATGTGTCAACATGTTGGAGGGCTTATATGAGACTattgtcgaggaggagaccgagaagcTGTACGTCACCACTTTTGAGCCGCAATTCCTCAACGCGAGCGTGGCTTTTTATCAAAAAGAAGGAACTCGATTGTTGGAGGAAGGCGATGCTATGACATTCTGCCGACAGACCTTGAAGCGCAtcgccgaggaagaagagcgaTGCAATGTCACGCTTGCTCCCGGAACTAAGTCCAAGATCAATGAGGTTATCGATCGGGAATTGATCTCCCCGAACATCGGAGAGGTAGTGCGTATGGAGGGCACTGGCGTTCGGCATATGCTTGATCAGAAGCAGTTCGACGGCCTGCGAGACTTGTATATGCTCAACGCGAGGGTtgatgggaagaagagtgTTCTGACCCAGGAGGTGAGGGCACGGATTGTGGAGCTCGGCCAAGCGATTAATACCATGTCGCTCGCACCGCCACCAGACCCAACACAAGCCACCAATTCGGCCAACCTTGACAGCACGAAACGCACAAAAGAtcagaaaaaggagaagagcgcAGAAAAGGAGAGGCCTGTCAATGCTCAAACCGCATCAGCCATTAAATGGGTGGACGAAATCTTGGCGCTCAAGCGGCAATTCGACAACGTCTGGCTGCACTCCTTCCAGTCAGATCAAACCCTGCTcaagtcgatcgacgacAGTTTTGGGGAGTTTATCAACCGGAATATACGAAGCTCAGaattcctctctctcttcttcgacgagaATCTCAAAAAGGGTGTCAAAGGGAAGACGGAGGATGAGGTCGATGCATTGTTGGACAATGGAATCTTACTCCTGCGTTACATCAAAGACAAGGATCTGTTTGAGACGTACTACAAGAAGCACCTGGCCCGTCGACTTCTGATGAAGAAGTCCGCCAGCATGGATGCAGAACGGCAGATGATCTCGAAGATGAAAATGGAGGTCGGCAATCAATTCACCCAGCGAATCGAGGCCATGTTCAAGGACATGACCATCTCGCAGGATCTGACGACGAGTTACAAACAACACATGTCTCGGACTAATGCAGCGGACGATGACCGGCCGGACCTGGAGGTGCACGTTCTGACCAGCACTATGTGGCCCTTGGACGTCATGGGCAAACACAAAGACAAGATGGAAGCCCCACCGTGCATCTATCCACAGCAGATCAAGACGCTGAAGGAGAGCTTTGAGAGATTTTACCTTGACAAGCACAGCGGACGCCAGCTGTCGTGGCAAGCGCCCATGGGTTCCGCGGACATTCGTGCCAAGTTTGTGCGGAGCAATGGCAAAGTTCAGCGCTATGAACTCAATGTATCCACCTATATGATGGTCATTCTGCTGTTGTTCAATGATATTGCCGACGGCGAGTCCTTGACGTTCACTCAAATTCAAGAACAGACCCAGATCCCGGAGAACGACCTCGTCCGCAACCTCCAATCTCTTGCCGTCGCCCCGAAGACACGGGTATTGAAGAAAGAACCTATGAGCAAGGATGTCAAAGCGACAGACCGCTTTTCCTTCAACCACGAATTCCAGAGTCCCTTCGTAAAGGTGCGCATAGGCCTCGTCGCTGGGAACGCGAACAGGGTTGAGAGCAAAGACCAACGcgaggagacggagaagaaggtgaaCGAGGAGCGTCGGCATATCATTGAGGCCGCCGTAGTGCGCATCATGAA GCAACGCAAAACCCTGACTCACCTGAACTTGATGAACGAGGTCCTCGCGCAACTCACCTCACGCTTTGTGCCCGACGTGAAGATGGTCAAGCAGCGGATCGACAGTCTCATTGATCGCGAGTACTTGGAGCGTCTGGGAGACGAGGCCTCGACATACCAGTACCTCGCATAA
- a CDS encoding DNA replication complex GINS protein SLD5: MDIDDILASVDRGPGASPESAAIDHQQLTRFWVAERAVSEVLPWPAPLMERMMDRVRIQIETIEDLAASSADPDLSSTSRPTTHNPNLNLRLSILQTDLARTQYIIRSLLRARLAKLTKHSMHYLVQLASRNKNPLSATASQSQSQSQSQSSATNAMPEDSVPDVSALIDTAPLSGPETSFVHAHQTLLAGHYGASFLGAFPRQLRRLDDNAGGTSMVQGPETKEVVFVRCLAAQVDVVMEGENENGDGELVDEIGVTMRMGDIWVVRWDGVKRAWEKGEVELL; the protein is encoded by the exons ATGGACATTGACGATATTCTCGCCTCGGTGGACCGTGGTCCCGGGGCCAGTCCTGAATCTGCGGCCATCGATCATCAGCAATTGACGCGATTCTGGGTCGCCGAACGCGCCGTGTCTGAAGTACTGCCCTGGCCAGCGCCATTGATGGAACGCATGATGGATCGTGTGCGAATACAG ATCGAAACAATCGAAGACCTCGCCGCATCATCCGCCGATCCCGACCTCTCCAGTACATCACGCCCAACAACCCACAATCCCAATCTCAATCTGCGCCTCTCCATCCTCCAGACAGACCTTGCACGAACCCAATACATCATCCGCTCTCTGCTTCGCGCCCGACTTGCCAAACTCACCAAACACAGCATGCACTACCTCGTCCAACTAGCCAGTCGCAACAAGAATCCGCTCTCAGCAACCGCCTCACAGTCCCAGTCGCAATCGCAATCGCAATCGTCCGCGACGAACGCCATGCCCGAAGACTCGGTGCCGGACGTATCGGCCTTGATCGATACGGCGCCGCTGTCTGGGCCAGAAACAAGCTTTGTCCATGCGCATCAGACATTGTTAGCTGGGCATTATGGGGCGTCGTTTCTCGGGGCGTTTCCGCGACAATTGAGGCGGTTGGATGATAATGCGGGGGGGACGAGTATGGTGCAGGGGCCGGAGACTAAGGAGGTGGTCTTTGTGAGGTGTTTGGCGGCGCAGGTGGATgtggtgatggagggagagaatgagaatggGGATGGGGAGTTGGTGGATGAGATTGGGGTGACGATGCGCATGGGAGATATTTGGGTGGTGAGGTGGGATGGAGTGAAGAGGGCGtgggagaagggggaggtggagTTGTTGTGA
- a CDS encoding DNA-directed RNA polymerase I subunit RPA2, which translates to MAPAPTDTNWSVEYDTLRRENLFKNPPKDHTAYPTLAESIKPHIDSFNQLFGGSKILEEGLKDIGTKSFLDGEIETPEQKKARIAEGRRAPKRNRLNVRVTEIFLDKPTLPPTNKFSHKNRNIYPSECRERHSTYRGKLRARLEYQINNGDWIESVRELGQVPIMMRTNRCHLENASPQDLVTYKEESEELGGYFIVNGNEKLIRMLIVGKRNYPMSIVRGSFVKRGHTYTKFGVQIRSVRPDQTSQTNVLHYLSDGNVTFRFSWRKNEFLVPVMMILKALVETNDREIFETLVGSATSKGMKNTFVTDRVELLLRTYQAYNKHSRYDCRAHLGKCFRPVLGVPADMSDEDVGTEFLRKVVLPHLGNHNVTETQDYDKFKMIIFMIRKLYALVAGDCAPDNPDAVSNQEILLGGFLYGMILKERIEEWLRSFGPIARDWSIRNGGAKFSDPAFEREFLAKIVKRSNENIGNALEYFLSTGNLVSPTGLDLQQTSGYTVIAEKINFYRFISHFRMIHRGSFFAQLKTTTVRKLLPESWGFLCPVHTPDGSPCGLLNHLAHKCLIATDNLDVSHLPKILVQLGVRAESSVAIDDSVVIQLDGRIIGFCSPKQAKQIHDTLRYWKVSGLNGIPRGLEIGYVPNSNGGQYPGIYMFSQAARMYRPVKYLANEGMDFVGPFEQPFMEIACLESDLIAGLSTHIEYTPTNILSIVANMTPFSDYNQSPRNMYQCQMSKQTMGTPGTSINYRTDNKLYRLQTGQTPVVRPPLYNAYGLDNFPNGTNAIVAIISYTGYDMDDAMIINKSSHERGFGHGTIYKTKVHSLAERDSRRSKSRREVTKLFGFAPGDEVRAEVKALIDSDGMPHVGVRVKEGDKIAAYHNVRYDAATDSFVNVDGITHFIKYKDAEAGFIESIRIMGSENGNEPAQSLSVKYRIPRKPVIGDKFSSRHGQKGVCSQLWPAVDMPFSESGMQPDLIINPHAFPSRMTIAQMIESMAGKAGALHGHPQDCTPFQFSEENTATDYFGHQLLKAGYNYYGNEPLYSGITGREFAADIYMGVVYYQRLRHMVNDKFQVRTTGPVNALTGQPVKGRAKGGGIRVGEMERDSLIAHGAAFLLQDRLMNCSDSQHAWICRDCGSFLSTQVAVSGSGASRRAAVNPGAAAAAAKVAPNQNLGGAATTVGALGGTNGIVRCRRCARSATFEDSRAEAWEDGDGQRYVGGDNVTVVAVPGVLRFLDVELAAMGIRMKFKIEN; encoded by the exons ATGGCACCCGCGCCTACGGACACCAATTGGTCGGTTGAATACGACACTTTGCGGCGTGAGAACCTTTTCAAAAATCCGCCCAAGGACCATACCGCCTATCCGACATTGGCCGAGTCCATCAAGCCGCATATCGACTCGTTCAACCAACTTTTCGGTGGAAGCAAGATTCTGGAGGAAGGATTGAAGGATATCGGCACAAAATCATTCCTGGATGGAGAAATTGAGACTCCCGAACAAAAGAAGGCCCGTATTGCCGAAGGCCGTAGAGCGCCTAAGCGCAACCGTCTGAATGTGCGGGTCACCGAGATCTTCCTCGACAAGCCCACCCTCCCACCCACCAACAAGTTTAGCCACAAGAACCGGAACATTTACCCTTCGGAGTGCCGCGAGCGGCATTCGACCTATCGTGGGAAGCTTCGTGCACGTCTCGAGTACCAAATCAACAATGGCGACTGGATCGAATCCGTGCGCGAGTTGGGTCAGGTCCCTATCATGATGCGCACGAACCGCTGTCATCTCGAGAACGCATCCCCGCAAGATCTTGTCACATACAAGGAAGAGTCGGAGGAGCTGGGTGGATATTTCATTGTCAACGGTAACGAGAAGCTGATCCGAATGTTGATCGTCGGCAAGCGCAACTACCCCATGTCCATCGTCCGTGGCTCATTTGTCAAACGTGGTCACACTTATACCAAGTTCGGTGTGCAAATACGATCCGTTCGACCAGATCAGACCTCGCAAACGAACGTCCTGCACTACCTCTCCGATGGCAACGTCACTTTCCGCTTCTCCTGGCGTAAAAACGAATTCCTCGTCCCCGTCATGATGATTCTCAAGGCGTTGGTAGAGACCAATGACCGTGAGATCTTCGAAACTCTTGTCGGCAGTGCCACTTCCAAGGGCATGAAGAACACATTCGTCACTGATCGTGTCGAGCTTTTGCTGCGAACTTATCAAGCCTACAACAAGCACAGTCGATACGATTGCCGGGCTCATCTGGGCAAGTGTTTCCGACCCGTCCTTGGCGTGCCAGCCGACATGTCGGACGAGGATGTGGGTACGGAATTCCTTCGCAAGGTTGTTCTGCCCCACTTGGGCAACCACAATGTCACCGAGACCCAGGATTACGACAAattcaagatgatcatcttcatgaTCCGGAAACTGTACGCCTTGGTGGCCGGTGACTGTGCTCCCGACAATCCCGATGCAGTCTCCAACCAGGAAATTCTGCTGGGTGGCTTCCTCTATGGCATGATTCTCAAAGAGCGTATTGAAGAGTGGCTGCGCTCATTTGGTCCCATTGCCCGTGACTGGTCGATTCGCAATGGCGGTGCCAAGTTCTCGGATCCTGCGTTCGAGCGCGAGTTCCTGGCGAAGATCGTCAAGCGGTCCAACGAGAACATTGGTAATGCTCTGGAGTATTTCCTCTCCACTGGTAACCTGGTGTCTCCTACCGGTCTTGACTTGCAGCAGACGTCTGGTTACACCGTCATTGCCGAAAAGATCAACTTCTATCGTTTCATCAGTCACTTCCGCATGATCCATCGTGGTAGTTTCTTCGCGCAGCTCAAGACCACGACGGTGCGTAAGCTGCTTCCCGAGAGTTGGGGCTTCCTTTGCCCCGTTCACACTCCCGATGGTTCTCCCTGTGGTCTGCTCAACCACCTGGCTCACAAGTGTCTCATTGCCACGGACAACCTCGACGTCTCACACCTCCCCAAAATTCTTGTTCAGCTGGGTGTCAGAGCCGAGTCCTCCGTTGCTATCGATGACAGCGTGGTCATTCAATTGGATGGTCGCATCATCGGGTTCTGCTCACCGAAGCAGGCCAAGCAGATCCACGACACTCTGCGATACTGGAAGGTCTCCGGGTTGAATGGTATCCCCCGTGGGCTTGAGATCGGATATGTTCCCAACTCGAACGGTGGTCAGTACCCTGGTATCTACATGTTCTCACAGGCTGCTCGTATGTACCGCCCGGTGAAGTATCTTGCCAACGAGGGAATGGACTTTGTGGGTCCCTTTGAGCAACCATTCATGGAGATTGCCTGTTTGGAGTCCGACTTGATTGCGGGATTGTCGACCCACATTGAATACACGCCGACCAACATCCTCTCAATTGTGGCCAACATGACTCCCTTCTCCGACTACAACCAGTCGCCCCGTAACATGTACCAGTGTCAGATGAGCAAGCAGACCATGGGTACCCCCGGCACATCTATCAACTACCGCACAGACAACAAGCTGTATCGCTTGCAAACCGGTCAGACTCCCGTCGTGCGGCCCCCTCTGTACAACGCCTATGGGTTGGATAACTTCCCCAACGGTACGAACGCGATTGTGGCCATCATCTCCTACACTGGCTACGACATGGACGACGCCATGATCATCAACAAATCCTCACACGAGCGTGGCTTCGGACACGGAACCATCTACAAGACCAAGGTGCACAGTCTGGCCGAGCGTGACTCGCGGCGCAGCAAATCGCGACGCGAGGTGACGAAGCTCTTTGGATTCGCGCCTGGTGACGAGGTTCGCGCGGAGGTCAAGGCCCTGATTGATAGTGATGGTATGCCTCACGTCGGTGTGCGTGTGAAGGAAGGGGACAAAATTGCTGCCTATCACAACGTCCGCTACGACGCAGCCACCGACTCGTTTGTCAATGTGGACGGAATTACCCACTTCATCAAGTACAAGGACGCCGAAGCCGGATTCATCGAGAGCATCCGGATCATGGGTTCGGAAAACGGCAATGAGCCCGCTCAATCGCTCAGTGTGAAGTACCGCATCCCACGTAAGCCCGTCATTGGTGACAAATTCTCCTCCCGTCACGGTCAGAAGGGTGTTTGCTCACAACTCTGGCCCGCTGTTGATATGCCCTTCTCGGAAAGCGGCATGCAGCCTGATCTGATTATCAACCCTCACGCTTTCCCTTCTC GTATGACTATCGCTCAGATGATCGAATCTATGGCCGGTAAGGCCGGTGCACTTCACGGCCACCCCCAGGATTGCACGCCATTCCAATTCTCCGAAGAGAACACTGCAACCGACTACTTCGGCCACCAACTGCTCAAGGCTGGGTACAACTATTATGGCAACGAGCCTTTGTACAGTGGCATCACGGGTCGCGAGTTTGCTGCTGATATCTACATGGGTGTTGTGTACTACCAGCGTCTGCGTCACATGGTCAACGACAAGTTCCAGGTGCGCACGACGGGTCCCGTCAACGCCCTGACCGGTCAGCCCGTCAAGGGTCGTGCCAAGGGTGGTGGTATCCGtgtgggagagatggagcgCGACTCGCTCATTGCCCACGGTGCTGCCTTCCTTTTGCAGGATCGTCTGATGAACTGCTCGGACTCCCAGCATGCCTGGATCTGCCGTGACTGTGgttctttcctctccacGCAAGTCGCGGTCTCAGGTTCTGGCGCCTCCCGCCGTGCCGCCGTCAACCCCGGtgcggcggcagcagcggcCAAGGTGGCCCCCAATCAGAACTTGGGTGGCGCAGCTACAACCGTGGGCGCTCTGGGTGGTACGAACGGCATTGTGCGCTGCCGTCGCTGTGCCCGTTCGGCCACCTTTGAAGACTCGCGTGCGGAAGCCtgggaagatggagatggccaGCGCTACGTCGGTGGTGACAATGTCACTGTGGTTGCTGTGCCTGGCGTACTGCGCTTCCTCGATGTCGAGTTGGCGGCAATGGGTATCCGCATGAAGTTCAAGATTGAGAACTAA
- a CDS encoding ADP-ribosylation factor-like protein 8c, protein MAGIFRTIYDWLLRMFCEGALLITDPMYPCRATEMDVTMIGLQNAGKSSLLRVLAGGEFTVDSIPTIGFNTKRVQKGHVTLKWYENLLLENLIWGRQLPAEITTRELAYTDRRSWDLGGQPRFRPMWERYCRGVNAIVYIVDAADKAALPVATEELHELMQKPTLDGIPLLVLGNKSDLPEKLSVDELIDAMDLKSITRREVSCYGISAKEETNLDAVLHWLMARASR, encoded by the exons ATGGCCGGTATATTTCGCACCATCTACGACTGGCTTCTGAGGATGTTTTG CGAAGGCGCTCTGCTGATCACCGATCCTATGTATCCTTGCAGGGCGACAGAGATGGATGTCACCATGATCGGCCTGCAGAATGCCGGCAAGTCCTCCTTACTTCGAGTGCTCGCG GGCGGGGAATTCACGGTTGA TTCAATCCCCACTATTGGATTCAACACCAAACGTGTGCAAAAGGGCCATGTGACCCTGAAATGGTATGAGAACTTGCTTTTGGAGAATCTGATCTGGGGCCGCCAATTACCCGCGGAAATCACAACCCGAGAGCTTGCATATACTGACCGTCGCAGTTGGGATTTGGGTGGACAGCCTCGATTTCGCCCGATGTGGGAGCGATACTGCCGGGGTGTGAATGCGATCGT ATACATCGTTGACGCTGCCGACAAGGCGGCTCTGCCCGTAGCGACGGAGGAACTGCACGAATTGATGCAAAAACCGACCCTTGACGGAATTCCGCTCTTGGTGCTCGGCAACAAATCTGATCTCCCGGAGAAGCTGTCTGTTGATGAACTGATCGATGCCATGGACCTCAAGTCCATCACTCGCCGCGAGGTGAGCTGTTACGGAATCAGCGCCAAGGAAGAGACCAACCTAGATGCCGTGTTGCATTGGTTGATGGCTCGCGCCAGTCGGTAG